In Eisenibacter elegans DSM 3317, the genomic window CGCTGCGAGTTGTTGTACCAATACAACCCCCAAGGTCAGCCCATCCGTGTATTAGGAGCCAATAGCCTAATGGAAAGCCACGCACTAGGTATTGAGGAGCGCTTACAATCGCACAAAAACCACTTCAAGTCATTAGTGGACAATCTTTTAGGAATTACCTACCGTACCCAAAACGATGAGTACTGGACTCCCCGCTATGTCAGCCCACAGACCTATGCGGTCAGTGGTTATACGGCTGAGACTTTTATGAAAAAAGAAGTTACTTGGCGCTCACTCATATATCCGCAAGATTTCGAGCGTATCCGCCACGAAGTCGACACTGCCATCGCCCAGCACCTGCCCTATGAGCTGGAGTACCGTATTATCCATCAGGATGGCCGTGTACGTTGGGTATATGAAAAAGGGGTAGGCGTACACACCGATGAAGGTGATTTGATCTACCTTGACGGTCTGATTTGGGATATTACCGAACGCAAACAAGCTGAGGCCGAGCTGCTACGTACGCGTGCCTTTTTAGAGCAAACCAATAAAGTAGCCTTGGTAGGTGGCTGGGAATATCACTTTGATACGCAAGAAGCCTACTGGACTCCCACCATCTGTGATATCCACAGTGTCCCTTACGATTACCAACCTAGCTACCCCAAGTTGTTGGATTTTTATGCGCCCGAAAGCCGCCAGCGCCTCGAAAACGCCTTTCGGCAGCTTATTTTTGACAAAAGGCCTTTCAGTCTAGATTTGGAACTGATCACCAGCCAAGGACATCATCTGTGGGTGCGGGCTCTGGGCAATGCAGAGCATCAAGGGAATCTATGTAAGCGGATGTATGGCACGCTGCAAAATATCTCCAAGGCCAAACGTAATGAAGAAGTACTGATCAAGGCCCGCGAAAGTGCCATCCGCGCCAACTTGGCCAAATCGGCTTTTTTGGCCAATATGAGCCACGAAATCCGTACTCCACTCAACAGCATCATCGGTTTTTCAGAACTACTACAACGCAGCCCCCTAGACAATACCCAGCGCAAATACCTCAACGCAGTCAATCAGGCTAGCAATACCCTGCTCGACTTGGTCAATGACATCCTTGATTTTTCTAAGGTAGAAGCTGGGAAAATGGAGCTGTCACTCGAAAAAACCGACCTTCGCTTGATGTGTGAGCAGGTTATCAGCCTGATACGGTTCAAGGCACAAGAAAAAGGCCTACAACTGCGCTGGGAGTGCGCCCCACAAGTCCCTCAATTTGCTTGGGTAGATGCGCTACGCCTAAGGCAGGTGCTGACCAACCTACTCAGCAATGCGGTTAAGTTTACCGAAAAAGGCTCCGTAAGCTTGTTATTGCAACTCAAGGAAAATACTGACACCATACCGGGGACTAGCGAACTATACTTTGCCGTAAACGACACAGGTATCGGCATCGCCCCCGATAAACACCGAACTGTTTTTAAGGCCTTTGCCCAAGAAGATAGCTCTATCACCCGAAAGTATGGAGGCACGGGGCTTGGATTGGCTATTTCGAGTAAGTTATTGCAACTGATGGGTAGTAGAATACAACTCGAAAGCGATATTGGCCAAGGAAGTCGGTTTTTTTTCTGGCTCAAAGTCAAAACAGAAACCCCCAGCCAACAACCCGAACGAGATA contains:
- a CDS encoding PAS domain-containing protein, translated to MDKTLAYELQHQLGQSATLFDFIQQYALDGCWYWNLEAPARFWFNPKLRQVLGYSQADTLPSWEKTLLPASWQILQETLQQDAKTQAPNGVVILNYQHRDGHSFWMRCELLYQYNPQGQPIRVLGANSLMESHALGIEERLQSHKNHFKSLVDNLLGITYRTQNDEYWTPRYVSPQTYAVSGYTAETFMKKEVTWRSLIYPQDFERIRHEVDTAIAQHLPYELEYRIIHQDGRVRWVYEKGVGVHTDEGDLIYLDGLIWDITERKQAEAELLRTRAFLEQTNKVALVGGWEYHFDTQEAYWTPTICDIHSVPYDYQPSYPKLLDFYAPESRQRLENAFRQLIFDKRPFSLDLELITSQGHHLWVRALGNAEHQGNLCKRMYGTLQNISKAKRNEEVLIKARESAIRANLAKSAFLANMSHEIRTPLNSIIGFSELLQRSPLDNTQRKYLNAVNQASNTLLDLVNDILDFSKVEAGKMELSLEKTDLRLMCEQVISLIRFKAQEKGLQLRWECAPQVPQFAWVDALRLRQVLTNLLSNAVKFTEKGSVSLLLQLKENTDTIPGTSELYFAVNDTGIGIAPDKHRTVFKAFAQEDSSITRKYGGTGLGLAISSKLLQLMGSRIQLESDIGQGSRFFFWLKVKTETPSQQPERDTSPDTRRVLIVDHPVQDGLILQTVFGKLGVEASYKADGLSALQALSVRPCPYDMVLIGYDMPFMNGMEVLRKIRTQLQLSPALLPVFLLYQPIDREAIKSCTDPELSAQGCLQKPINEQQVMELLAEPLAQEQASRSDFQAISEQSFRILLTDDNPLNRLLATALVKVLLPNAVVIEAESGIEALRLLQTTRPDLVLMDIQMPEMSGYETASRIRAQEAQTQAPRLPVIALTAGTLGGERERCLAAGMDDYLSKPIDSQKLAQILRYWLDTNTAHNRQNYTPIHWAFDNTNAQHFNQNRLIERLGKDKAALHRVLNAVNSGVLQQQANALLDSLAQGFPPEHIQSKAHALKGSALSACFEILATYCQQLESLEPFDYPTAQQISQNIEQELHTVLQLVAEAIAEEQG